From one Acinonyx jubatus isolate Ajub_Pintada_27869175 chromosome B1, VMU_Ajub_asm_v1.0, whole genome shotgun sequence genomic stretch:
- the LOC128314391 gene encoding uncharacterized protein LOC128314391 isoform X2 produces MGQKQSMEQGYFITALQTLMKEKGIKVSQSALREFFDIVHDYCPWFPDGGKVDLKDWQRVGQELKNQMKIHGAAVPETLWSTWTCIKEVLDPQDSIEIVSLSSEAAQPLVTSDAPLPPETTFNALSGQSRVPSPLPPLPLLEQLSMQDPENNDDSPFGDQGDDGPYLEDQRTPAFLAPLVQKVPLKRPSFQAQDRGLPRLAFPITQNQQSTEPYPVMGATPLQQTLYQATQYGEDTSAFHAYPVIQQGDRECTLP; encoded by the coding sequence ATGGGACAGAAACAGTCTATGGAACAGGGATATTTTATAACTGCCTTGCAGACTCTTATGAAGGAGAAGGGAATTAAGGTTTCTCAGTCAGCCCTTAGGGAATTTTTTGACATAGTGCATGATTATTGCCCATGGTTTCCAGACGGGGGTAAAGTTGATTTAAAGGATTGGCAGCGAGTTGGTCAGgaacttaaaaatcaaatgaagattCATGGAGCTGCAGTTCCAGAGACTTTGTGGTCTACTTGGACCTGTATTAAGGAGGTCCTTGATCCGCAGGATTCTATTGAAATAGTTTCTCTTAGCTCGGAAGCAGCCCAACCCTTAGTGACTTCAGATGCTCCTCTCCCTCCAGAAACTACTTTCAATGCCCTTTCAGGACAGTCACGGGTGCCTTCACCTttacctcctctccccctcctagAACAGTTATCTATGCAAGATCCAGAAAATAATGATGACTCTCCTTTTGGGGATCAGGGGGATGATGGGCCGTATTTGGAAGACCAGAGGACGCCTGCCTTCTTGGCCCCTCTGGTCCAGAAGGTACCTTTAAAACGACCTTCTTTTCAGGCACAAGATAGAGGCTTACCTCGGCTGGCTTTCCCTATTACTCAGAATCAACAGTCCACTGAACCTTACCCCGTTATGGGAGCTACTCCTTTGCAGCAGACTCTGTATCAAGCAACACAGTATGGGGAAGACACCTCTGCTTTTCACGCTTACCCTGTTATTCAGCAGGGGGACAGAGAGTGTACTCTGCCCTAA